The Salmo salar chromosome ssa19, Ssal_v3.1, whole genome shotgun sequence DNA window actactagcttctaccatcaggctgctgaatatagatactactagcttctacccccagaccatcaggctgctgggtagagaggggatGAGCAGGATGGCCTTTTTTTTTAGATATATTTTTCCTTTTATGATCGCTGGAGTCAAATGTGAAACTAGTCGTCATGGCAACACGCAGAAGTGTATCAACTTTCCCCCCACAGTGAACTTTATGAAAACGCTGCCATTGTGTGGAATAAATCATATCAATTCTATGGCCTTTTAACTTGAAGGGATGAAAACTTGGGAAATGGGGACATATGAGTATGtgctgaagatgcaaaatattacGCAAAGAAAGTTATACCAAATGTTCCCTTTAGGTACTCTACAAGGTTTTACATGATATACCCTGACTCTCTGTTCCCTATTTCTACCATGTTAAATAATTATTAGACCGTTGGCAGGCCTAATAACCACACATACTTAATTGAATGTTACGGCAAAAATTTTGATTTCAGCCTAAATAGACccaattgtaattatttttcatGACATTGCCATTACCAGTTATTTGTTTATATTGCTTTTTTTTTCAGAAAGGTCTGGAACTCACCTTTCTGGTGAACATAGTTATACATTGCTGATGTGTACTCACGTCTGAGGGCTCAAGCTCAAATACATAAAATACCAAATgttttcctattcaacaaaagtaGGGCAATAGGGCTTGAAATGAcatactatatttagaaagcatttcAGTCACATAACTGTCAAATAAACATGATCCTACTTTGTGATGAGAAAATCTGTTGTCCATCAAGTGGGAAGGTTTTCAGCAGTTTAATTAAAtttactggggggggggggagagaaagggagacacacCTGCATAAGGAAGTGTTTTGGAAAAGTGTACATTTCCCAAGTCTGAATCGGGCCCTTTGACTAGTCTCATCCCCTTAAGGTGTCACTTGGGACCCAAACCCCTCGCCTGGTGTAGCAGGGACCGGTCTGGTTGGGAGGATCCCTGGGAAACATTAGCAGGTGTTAGAGAGGACTATCCTGGCTAAGGGCTGGATTAAATTAGTATTTCTGATTAAGCCAACATGCAGAGTTTATCGTGTAAGCAGTCTCTGCATGCGTGGGAACATTGATTCAAATGTAAAAACAGCGATAAGGATTTAATTTAAAATGAAATGTCATTTGTCAAAAGGTTTTATTCAATAAATTCATGTTTGTTACATATGCACTTTACAGTATCAATGTAATCGAATTGAGAAAATGCTGTGTTGCAGGTGAAACATCTGGAGACAAAGGCGTTGAACCAGATACGCACTTCAACTTTAGGTGAAAGTAGCAGACAATAACCAAACACATCCATAGAACAGAGTATACATTCATTCATCTAATATGTACACGAACATCCCGCTGGTAGTATCATCCTCAGAAATCTGACCTCATTTTCTTCTACACCTcattgacacttggcattcactAAACACTAAAGCCGGGAACTAACTTCCATTTAGtattgaaataaaataaactttTGTAAGCTGCAAGTAACACTACAAAAATGTAAGAGACAGCATTCTTCGGACAAGTCATGTGATGAacatatctcctctcctccatattTATAATGATGCATGTGTGTTATGTTTGACATTTGTCTAGAGTACTAGAAAGACAAGGTTTGTGAAGCTGTGAGTTCTTGGTTTGGTATAGTCGTCATGCTCAGAGGGACTGTATAATCCAGCCGTGTGACAGTGTGGTGAGCATGATATCTGTGTGGCTCGACCACGGAACTGACCCCTGTTTGATAGATGTGTATCAGGTCAGTGTAAATGACTGAAGATAGGTGTGGTCAGTCCTCTTTAGGGCCAGCCTTTGTCTCAGGCTCCCTAAACATCTTACTGAGGTGTTTCACTAACCCCTCCAGCTCAGGGTTTCCCCCCAGATCTGTGATAAGGCGGTATGCCTCGGCCTCCAGCCCTCTCAGGGTCTCTCTGGTGTAGGCGAAGGAGCCCACCTTCTCCAGGTAGTCCACACAGTATCTCTTAATGTCCACGTTCTCCGTCCGCTGTCTCAGGATGTTCTGGACCTGAGTGCTCTCTGGACGGGACCAGATGGCGTGGATGGTGGGGAAGGAGAATTTCCCCTCGGTCAGATCCTCACAGAAGGACTTGTTCTCACTGTACTCTGCTGAGTTCAGGTTTGCGTAGTCGTCTCTGATCTGGAAGAAGAGTCCTAACGTATCCAGGAGAGGCTAGAGGGGTCAAAAGTCAAATCACATGAAAAAGTTTTTCAGAAAGCCCTtttatcagcagttgtcacaaagtgcttaacaAATACCCCGCCTAAAAACACCAAATAGCAAGGAACAAAGATGCAAAACTCTATAGGAACCACTAGGCTCCCAGGGGTGGCCTGTCAATCCAATACACACGGGATAGAGCACACAGTATGCATAACTGCATTACAAAGCTGTCCTCTCATCATTTTGCTATAAAAAGTTCATAAAATGTGACTTGCTTCAGCTGTccgaaatgtttatttttttaatcgtAGCCAAATAAGTTTAGAAGATGAAATTCCAAGTGTTGAAACATTAACAGCAACACAGAAAATAAAATAGTCAAAGTAATAAAATGTACCTTAAGGTCTCGTTTCCAGCCAGAGAACAGCTGCATGAGCCCCACGGCCAGGCCAAACAGACCCCCCGTCTTCTGGAGAACCATGGTACGGTACTGGCTCTCTGTGGGACAGGTGTAGGTGTCCCTCCAGTGGATGTCTAGGCCCTGGCCACGGTGCAGCTCCAACAGCTGTCTGGTGAACACATGCACCGCCTCGGGGTGATCCAGGGTTAGGACCTAATAATACATGGGGTTATAACGCTGTCGTCTGGTGAACACGCTGATCAAAATCAACCAATCAGTGACTCTACCTTCTCCAGTCCCAGGAAGTAGACGTAGTTGGCAGAGTTGATAACAGAGGGGACGCCGTAGATGCTGTGGGCTACAGGGAAACCTCTCCTCAGTGTAGAACTGTCCTCAATGTCATCTATCAAGAGACTGGCGTTGTGCAGCATCTCTGTCACTTCTATGATCACCTAGACAAGAGACATTTGGTTTCTAATAGCTGTTTAACATGTGGAATCATACGTTTGTTTTggtttatacagtaccagtcaaaaactttggacacacctactcattgaagggtttttctttaataaaaaaaaaacgattttctacattgcagaataatagtgaagacatcaaaactatgaaataacacatatggaatcatgtactaaccaaaaaaaaaaaaaaaggtgttaaacaaattgatttgagattattcaaagtagccaccctttgccttgatgacaacttgtaaaaaaaaattgtgtccaaacttttgactggaacgtATTCTGTATGTATATTGTTTCTTCTCTCAGAGGAACAGGACACAAGCGGAAAACAAAATCCCTCCTCTATGGTTGATAGCATCTCAACAGGTGTCCCCATCTGGTCTATTCATGTCAAGATATTATACATGCACATTGAGTTAATCACATAGgttttataaaaaaaacattcttacatcagcagttttcaaagtgctttacagatacccagacaaaacacaacaacaagcaagcaatgcagaagccCAGTTGCCAGGAAAAACTCCCGAGAAGTTGTAGTCACAGGTCAGAAGAGACTTTACAGGTCTCCACTGCTGAGTTACCAGTCTTGCCATGTTCAGAGTCCTGCTGTGCTACAGCTATTCTCCAGTAGGGGGAGCTAGCTGACAAGGCTGCACTGTGTGGGAGGGAATGtaatttggagagagagagattgagattcACTGAGTAGGCAGGCAGACAGTGAATATGGAGCTCTGCATTGGGTGAAGCTAAGGACAACagacctctctcccctcatccttcTAGATCTATCCGTTGCCTTGGACACCGTgtaccatcagatcctcctctccaccctctccgggcTGGGCTTCTCATCCTCtctcagatcctcctctccaccctctcagggctgggcgtctcatcctctctcagatcctcctctccaccctctccgggcTGAGCGTCTCAGGCTCTCAGATCCTCCTCGCCACCCTCTccgggctgggcgtctcaggctctatcagatcctcctctccaccctctccgggctgggcgtctcaggctctctCAGATCCTCCTCGCCACCCTCTccgggctgggcgtctcaggctctatcagatcctcctcgccaccctctcagggctgggcgtctcaggctctatcagatcctcc harbors:
- the ggps1 gene encoding geranylgeranyl pyrophosphate synthase; this translates as MDGDMDSAGPERILLEPYKYLLQLPGKQVRTKLSQAFNHWLNVPEDKLQVIIEVTEMLHNASLLIDDIEDSSTLRRGFPVAHSIYGVPSVINSANYVYFLGLEKVLTLDHPEAVHVFTRQLLELHRGQGLDIHWRDTYTCPTESQYRTMVLQKTGGLFGLAVGLMQLFSGWKRDLKPLLDTLGLFFQIRDDYANLNSAEYSENKSFCEDLTEGKFSFPTIHAIWSRPESTQVQNILRQRTENVDIKRYCVDYLEKVGSFAYTRETLRGLEAEAYRLITDLGGNPELEGLVKHLSKMFREPETKAGPKED